A stretch of DNA from Terriglobales bacterium:
TATTCGGTGGCGGTGAAGATGGTTTTATCGGGCGTGAAGTGCACCTTGGTCCCGCGACGCTTGCCAGAGCTGCCGGTCTTCTTCAGCTTGGAAGTGGGCTCGCCACAAGAGTACGTCTGCTCGTAAGTGCTGCCGTCACGCCAGATTTCGAGTTCGAGTTCTTCGGAGAGCGCGTTGACGCAGCTCACGCCCACACCGTGCAGACCACCGGAGACTTTGTAGGTGGAGCTGTCGAACTTACCGCCAGCGTGAAGCACGGTCATGACGACCTGGGCGGCGGGGAGTTTCTCTCCATCGACGTCCATTTCGTCGACGGGAATGCCGCGGCCGTCGTCGATCACGGTGATGGAGTTGTCGATGTGGATGATGACGTCAATCTTCGAGGCGTAGCCGGCGAGGGCCTCGTCCACGGAGTTGTCCACGACTTCATACACGAGGTGGTGAAGACCCATTTCGCCGGTGGAGCCGATGTACATGGCGGGACGCTTGCGGACGGCTTCCATGCCGCCGAGCACTTTGATGGAGTCGGCGGTGTAATTGCCGTTGTCACCATTGTTGCCGTTCTTAGCGGCGCCGTTCTTGCCGTTAGCTTTTGCGCTCGTGTTTTCGATCTTGGTCTCTTTCGTTTCGGCGACTGCCGTCGTTCCGTTCCGGGTCTCTTTCGCGGCCATGCAACCTCAATGTCCCTTGTGCACCGAAGGGCACACAAACCTCGCGCTTGAGAACCCCTCGTAAGGCACGCTGGGGCGGCGAGGATTTCTACTTCGGATTGGGCACGCTACGGGCGTTTGAGCCGAGCTCCGGCTCCGCCTCTCGATTCACTTCAAGTGATTGAAATTACAGAGATTTAGGGTCGCCCAACCGAGTTCTATTTTAGCACAGAACAGCCCCGGAAAGCAGGGCGAAGCCGGGCAGTAAACGGCTTAGTTTCAGCGGGTTAGGAGGGCTGAAAATTGCCCTTGCAAGCGGGTCCGGGAACTGCCCTCCGGAGGCGATTGAGAGGCCTCCGGAAGGGCAGATCTTGAGCGGCGTCAGGCCTTCGCGCCGGCGGCCAACGGCGAGGTGCAATGGGCGCAACGGCGAGCGTCGATAGGAATCTCGCTGAGGCACTCCGGGCACTTCTTTGTCGTCGGATCGGCAGGCGCAGGTTCTTTCCGGGCGCGAGCAACAAGGGCGTTCACGGGCAGCACGACAAAGTAGTACACGGCTGCGGCCACGAGCAGAAACGCAATCAACGCGTTGAGGAACGATCCGTACATGAGTTTGCTGCCATTGATCTCGACGAACAGAGCTGAGAAGTCGGGCTGTTTCACGATGGCAGCGATGAACGGGGTGAGAATGTCTTTCACGAAAGAGGCGACAACTGTGCCAAACGCCGCACCGATGACGACACCAACCGCCAGGTCAACGACGTTGCCACGAAGCAGGAATTGTTTGAAGCCTTTCATGGGAACCCTCCACGGGTGCAGGGCAGAGTAACGCCGATGGCGAGGGGCGTCAATCGGGGCGGCCCATCGGGTGGCCCATTTTGGGAAAGCCCAAATCGGGACGGAACTACAAAACAGCAACTTTGGATTTCTGTCGGGTTAGAACTTTCGTGTTAATGTAACCGCCGGAGATCACCATGAAGGTCTTTTCATCGTTAATGTTACTGGTTGCTTTGGCGATGGCGCTGGGGTGTGGTACCCAAAATTGTCCGCCGCAGGTTTTGGCAGTTGAGCCTGCCACAGGGTCTGCTAATCACACCTCGATTGCGCCGGGAAACCAACTGCAGTTCACGGCGAAGTGGACCATCACAGGAAACGACCAGGGTTGCTACTATATGCAGGCGATGCCGAGCGTAACGTGGACGACCTCGGACGCTGTAAATACCACGATCAGCGCAACGGGTCTGGCGACCTGCGTCAATGCGACGAGCCAACCGGCGACCATTACGGCAACCGAGGTTAACGGTCAGAAGGCGACCGCAACGCTGACCTGCCAGTAAGGCGACCTCTTCAGCGAAGCGTGTGATCCGCGACATAACTTCCCGTCACGTAGCCGAGTGTCGCACCGATGATGATGTCGGACGGGAAGTGCTTCTTCGCCGGGTAACGCGACAGGCTCACGCCGGTCGCGAGCGCGTACGCTCCCCATTTCACCCAGGGATTATGTGGGTACCGGTGTGCGACCACGGAGGCGAAGGCGAAACTCATCGCGGAATGTCCAGAGGGAAATGAGCGGCCGCCATGCCAGAACCGGCCGGTGCTTCCTGGGTCGTATGGATACTCGCGATTAAATCCCAACTTCAGGACCTGATCCATCACACCGGCGGCAGCCATCGCTCCGAGGGCGGTGAATCCGGTTTCGGCGGCCCGCGAACGGTGACTTACGCATCCTCCGGTCCAGGTCAGCGCGCCGGCACCCAGCTCCATGGCGAGCCCGATGTTCGACCATCTTGAACTGACATCCTGAAGCGACTTCGATTGAATACGATTTGCCGCCGAAGAGTCTCCTTGGGCAATCAGGGCCCCCGTGACCGCCGCAATGGGGAGTTCCCACGCAAGATTATGTGGACGAATGGCGTTGCGAGGAATGCCGGTGAAGCCATGCCACAAGGTCTTCGTGTCGGTTGTAGCGACTTGCGTGGCGGAGCCAAAGCCGCAAGGAGCGGAGATGGGCGTTTGGGCAGACAGGTTCAGGGACGAGGTTCCGACGAGGAGGACAAAGAGATACACGCGAACAGACAGGGACATGATGGCACCCAATCGAACTGAGTCGAAGAGACGGGCTCAGAGTACAGCGGTTGGATTCAGGTGCTCGGGATGGGGCTGCCCGCCTCTGGCGTTGCTCCCCGGATGATGTGCTATTCTCCGGCACCGTGGGGATTCCATAAGTTTTCCAAAAAGAGGTCTGATGGCTCAATCTGCCGTAACTACGCCTGCTTTTCCGTCTACGACTGAATTGAACGCGGTTCCGGTGCGCCCGCGCCTGGATTCGGTGGATCTGTGGCGCGGAACGATCATGGCGTTCATGCTGCTGGACCACACGCGCGACTTCATCATGAACAACTCGATCGGCCCAACGGACATGGCGACGACCACGCCGGCGTTGTTCTTTACGCGGTGGATCACGCATTTCTGCGCGCCGGGATTCATGTTGCTGGCAGGACTGGGAGCGGCGCTGGCGATGGGCCGGGGCAAGACGCGGAGCGAGATGTCGTGGTTCCTCTTCACGCGCGGGCTGTGGATTATCGCGCTGGAATTCACGCTCGGGCGATGGGGCATCAGCTTCAACCTGACGTACTCGTTCGTATGGATGCTGGTGCTGTGGTCGCTCGGCTGCGCGATGGTGGCGATGTCGGCCATGATCTACCTGCCACGCAAAGTGCTGGCCGTGGTAACGGTGGTTGCGATCGCCGGGCACAATTTGTTCGATGGCATCAATGCTGCCGCGCTGGGAAGCTGGTCGTGGCTGTGGGTGCTGTTGCATCAACCGGGAGTTCTGAAGCCGGCAAATCCGACGATTTTCGATGGCTATCCGTGGATCCCGTGGATTTTCGTGATGTCCGCAGGCTTCCTGCTCGGTGAGTGGTACAAGGAAGCGGGTGAAACCAGGCGCCGGAAATTAATCTATGCGGGATCAGTGATGACCGCCGGGTTTGTGCTGCTGCGACTGGTGAATGGCTACGGTGATCCTTCGCATTGGCAACACCAGAGCTCGGCCATCATGACGCTGTGCTCGTTCCTGAACACGTCGAAACAGCCGCCGTCGCTGC
This window harbors:
- the mscL gene encoding large conductance mechanosensitive channel protein MscL — encoded protein: MKGFKQFLLRGNVVDLAVGVVIGAAFGTVVASFVKDILTPFIAAIVKQPDFSALFVEINGSKLMYGSFLNALIAFLLVAAAVYYFVVLPVNALVARARKEPAPADPTTKKCPECLSEIPIDARRCAHCTSPLAAGAKA
- a CDS encoding Ig-like domain-containing protein, which encodes MKVFSSLMLLVALAMALGCGTQNCPPQVLAVEPATGSANHTSIAPGNQLQFTAKWTITGNDQGCYYMQAMPSVTWTTSDAVNTTISATGLATCVNATSQPATITATEVNGQKATATLTCQ
- a CDS encoding phosphatase PAP2 family protein — encoded protein: MSLSVRVYLFVLLVGTSSLNLSAQTPISAPCGFGSATQVATTDTKTLWHGFTGIPRNAIRPHNLAWELPIAAVTGALIAQGDSSAANRIQSKSLQDVSSRWSNIGLAMELGAGALTWTGGCVSHRSRAAETGFTALGAMAAAGVMDQVLKLGFNREYPYDPGSTGRFWHGGRSFPSGHSAMSFAFASVVAHRYPHNPWVKWGAYALATGVSLSRYPAKKHFPSDIIIGATLGYVTGSYVADHTLR
- a CDS encoding heparan-alpha-glucosaminide N-acetyltransferase domain-containing protein, which codes for MAQSAVTTPAFPSTTELNAVPVRPRLDSVDLWRGTIMAFMLLDHTRDFIMNNSIGPTDMATTTPALFFTRWITHFCAPGFMLLAGLGAALAMGRGKTRSEMSWFLFTRGLWIIALEFTLGRWGISFNLTYSFVWMLVLWSLGCAMVAMSAMIYLPRKVLAVVTVVAIAGHNLFDGINAAALGSWSWLWVLLHQPGVLKPANPTIFDGYPWIPWIFVMSAGFLLGEWYKEAGETRRRKLIYAGSVMTAGFVLLRLVNGYGDPSHWQHQSSAIMTLCSFLNTSKQPPSLLFLLMTLGPTLIMLALLERPLPKWTKPLITFGRVPLFFYLLNFPVPHVLSIGLSIVTGQDWKHFETPLGPFMESPAGFGHSLGMTYAVWITGLLILYPLCAWYAGVKARSRSKWLSYL